A region of Diospyros lotus cultivar Yz01 chromosome 3, ASM1463336v1, whole genome shotgun sequence DNA encodes the following proteins:
- the LOC127796876 gene encoding xylan glycosyltransferase MUCI21-like — protein MVWTINGWADLDAEEEISDGKWESPEPTWSISCDRSHFEYDLCYINRPFAYDPKASMLSSVDPTNSTPPLAERILPYPRKWQHNAMEYVREIKLTTKPLGSPCAVTHAAPALIFSAGGFTSNIFHDFNEGFIPLYVTVHEFFAGRDVILAIVNCSGWWLDKYADLIPRFSRHPIINLDRETAVHCFPKAIVGLMSHGPMTVDPTLQRRPDQKTVRDFHALLESTYGQRQRRSRPPPAPNSRPQLVLMSRTTHRVLLNQDEFLQAAKEVGFDAVAFEPARDTPMREIFRILHGSHAMVGVHGAGLTNELFLRRGAVFVQIVPIRNSWLGDICYGKLAVRLGLEYMAYDIGVEESSLYGQHPREMLDPNDQGGMLMSNWSHWDMYMNQNVSLDLGRFRRYLERAYEKAKLFMLKASHRHR, from the coding sequence ATGGTTTGGACAATTAATGGGTGGGCAGATCTTGACGCGGAAGAAGAGATTAGTGACGGGAAATGGGAAAGCCCGGAGCCCACTTGGTCAATCAGCTGTGATCGGTCCCATTTTGAGTATGATCTTTGCTACATCAACCGTCCATTTGCCTATGATCCAAAGGCCTCGATGTTGTCTTCTGTGGACCCCACCAACTCGACCCCACCATTGGCGGAAAGGATCTTACCGTACCCCCGCAAATGGCAGCACAACGCCATGGAATATGTCAGAGAGATCAAGCTCACCACAAAGCCGCTCGGCTCTCCCTGCGCTGTCACGCACGCTGCGCCAGCCCTCATCTTCAGCGCGGGCGGCTTCACCTCCAACATTTTCCATGATTTCAACGAAGGCTTCATTCCTCTATACGTCACCGTTCACGAGTTCTTCGCCGGCCGAGACGTCATTTTGGCGATCGTGAATTGCAGCGGCTGGTGGCTAGACAAGTACGCCGACCTAATCCCGCGCTTCTCGCGCCACCCTATCATCAACCTGGATCGCGAGACCGCCGTCCATTGCTTCCCGAAGGCGATCGTCGGGCTCATGTCGCACGGCCCGATGACGGTGGATCCGACACTGCAGCGCCGGCCCGACCAGAAGACGGTCCGCGATTTCCACGCCCTGCTGGAGAGCACCTACGGCCAACGGCAACGGCGCAGCCGCCCCCCGCCGGCGCCTAATTCGAGGCCGCAGCTCGTGCTGATGAGCCGAACAACGCACCGCGTGTTGCTGAACCAAGACGAGTTCCTCCAAGCCGCGAAGGAGGTAGGCTTCGACGCGGTGGCGTTCGAGCCGGCGCGCGACACGCCGATGCGAGAGATCTTCAGGATTCTCCACGGCAGCCACGCGATGGTCGGCGTTCACGGAGCGGGACTGACGAACGAGCTGTTCCTCCGGCGAGGGGCGGTCTTCGTGCAGATCGTGCCGATAAGGAACAGCTGGCTGGGGGACATATGCTACGGGAAGCTGGCGGTGCGGTTAGGGCTAGAGTACATGGCGTACGACATCGGGGTGGAGGAGAGCAGCCTGTACGGGCAGCATCCGAGGGAGATGCTGGACCCGAACGATCAAGGAGGGATGCTAATGAGCAACTGGTCGCACTGGGATATGTACATGAATCAGAACGTGAGCCTGGATTTGGGCAGGTTTAGAAGGTACCTGGAGAGGGCTTACGAGAAGGCGAAGCTCTTCATGCTGAAGGCAAGCCATCGCCATCGCTAG